The following are encoded in a window of Bremerella alba genomic DNA:
- a CDS encoding leucine-rich repeat domain-containing protein: MKQPISVLRRWTFRLSLLVLMLSSQLAQADDRRYESPEIREAILHLQDSGARVHFNIPRNGVRGTTPDTARPIPYTVNLFAMKATEENLAALLVLPQVERLYLASEFERSEKSWKTISQFGELEHLYIMDNLKNEDMQYIAEFSNLESLEVRLGDVDTDYLWYLEALVNLNRLSIHIDGDDETSFKALPNMPHLSQLVLNLRGEKEVKLDGIENLTELKTLNINARAIKGKELQGIANLPNLEMLTISNVTFDAGELEMFRQMKSLKSLNLTNSKLATDDLSPLADLKGLQRLQIYNTEITDDSLAPLADLPELSYLYIRGAEITDEGLKHLAKIPKLQRVYLYTTDITADGVSWLTTERPDMRISAPIKKN, from the coding sequence ATGAAACAGCCAATCTCCGTGCTTCGCCGCTGGACGTTCCGCCTAAGTCTGCTGGTCTTGATGCTCTCTTCGCAACTAGCTCAGGCGGACGATCGACGCTATGAATCGCCTGAGATCCGGGAGGCGATCTTACATCTGCAAGACAGCGGCGCACGTGTCCACTTCAACATCCCCCGCAATGGCGTCCGTGGCACGACTCCAGATACCGCGCGGCCGATACCGTACACGGTGAATCTGTTCGCCATGAAAGCGACCGAAGAGAACCTGGCCGCTTTGTTGGTATTACCTCAGGTCGAACGCTTGTATCTGGCCAGTGAATTCGAACGAAGCGAGAAGTCGTGGAAGACCATCTCGCAGTTCGGTGAGCTCGAGCACTTGTACATTATGGACAACCTCAAAAACGAGGACATGCAGTACATTGCCGAGTTCTCGAATCTCGAGTCGCTGGAGGTTCGCCTAGGCGATGTCGATACCGATTACTTGTGGTACTTAGAGGCACTAGTCAATCTCAATCGACTGTCGATCCACATCGATGGAGACGACGAGACATCGTTCAAGGCATTGCCTAACATGCCCCATCTCTCGCAACTGGTGCTCAACCTGCGAGGTGAAAAGGAAGTCAAACTCGACGGCATCGAGAATCTGACCGAATTAAAGACGCTGAACATCAATGCCCGGGCGATTAAGGGCAAAGAGCTGCAAGGGATTGCCAATCTTCCGAACTTAGAGATGCTGACCATCTCGAACGTCACATTCGACGCTGGCGAACTCGAAATGTTTCGGCAGATGAAGAGCCTGAAGTCGCTCAACCTGACCAATAGCAAGTTGGCCACCGACGATCTCTCGCCCCTTGCCGACTTGAAAGGGCTTCAGCGGCTGCAGATTTACAACACCGAAATTACCGACGATTCGTTGGCCCCGTTGGCCGATCTGCCAGAGCTTAGCTATCTCTACATACGCGGAGCCGAGATCACCGACGAAGGCCTGAAGCATCTGGCCAAGATTCCCAAGCTTCAACGGGTCTATCTTTATACCACCGATATCACGGCCGACGGGGTAAGCTGGCTCACGACCGAACGTCCGGATATGCGGATCTCGGCGCCGATCAAAAAGAACTAA
- a CDS encoding zinc metallopeptidase, with the protein MFFFDFRYLLFIAPAIILGLIAQVWLKSAYAKAMKQAAPLSGAAAARHILDAAGLQNVAIERVSGHLSDHYDPSAKVLRLSPEVYSERTAASVGIAAHEAGHAIQDARNYFPLIIRNMAVPAAQFGGNFSFILLFIGMIIASSIPVLGQGMIWAGIALFSCVVFFQLINLPVEFDASSRARGILIDMNIVPRDEMPAVRGVLNAAALTYVAGTLQSVMTLMYYLMLARRD; encoded by the coding sequence GTGTTCTTCTTCGACTTCCGTTATTTGCTGTTCATTGCCCCGGCGATCATCTTAGGCCTGATTGCTCAGGTTTGGTTGAAGTCCGCCTATGCCAAGGCGATGAAACAGGCCGCGCCCCTGTCTGGCGCTGCAGCGGCACGTCATATTTTAGACGCCGCCGGCCTACAGAACGTCGCCATCGAGCGCGTCAGTGGACACTTGTCCGACCATTACGACCCCAGCGCCAAGGTCTTGCGTTTGAGCCCTGAGGTCTACAGCGAACGAACCGCGGCGTCGGTAGGGATTGCCGCTCACGAAGCCGGCCACGCCATTCAGGATGCCCGGAACTACTTCCCGCTAATCATCCGGAATATGGCGGTGCCAGCGGCTCAATTCGGCGGAAATTTCAGCTTTATTCTTCTGTTTATTGGTATGATCATCGCGAGTTCGATCCCGGTGCTCGGTCAAGGGATGATCTGGGCTGGGATTGCATTGTTCAGCTGCGTGGTCTTTTTCCAGCTGATTAACTTGCCGGTGGAATTCGATGCGAGTAGCCGTGCTCGGGGGATTCTGATCGACATGAACATCGTTCCCCGCGACGAAATGCCCGCCGTACGAGGCGTGTTGAACGCAGCCGCATTGACCTACGTTGCCGGCACGCTGCAATCGGTCATGACCTTGATGTACTATTTAATGTTGGCTCGCCGCGACTAA
- a CDS encoding ADP-ribosylation factor-directed GTPase activating protein isoform b, giving the protein MPPVCQRFLGLLCILSLASCRPMPPEISQGALPISADEKIEPEKLLQRIDQVLDFTLQHRHLNTKDHAAWQILHGSLAFGRAFPVIHEGEPIPVVDYLAEGGQMNGWTIERGNKLASKEDGKDNFGMRAVTEPGTRAGQGHYDQWLAVLSQCDVPPDATFVVGPDTYTMTNFVQQVQLDTSRNHLREFSWTLIGLTKYFPTDHTWTDATGKQWSIADLAQIEIDQGLDDGACGGTHRLIGLTMALNRRKKAGLPIEGTWAAADQLIQESIADARKYQNPNGALSVNYFQRPGSSPDLAENLGTTGHTLEFLSLSLDEEQLKEAWVRRAASYLCEVFERTEQVSLECGALYHAAHGLALYRDRVYGPREYVAE; this is encoded by the coding sequence ATGCCACCCGTTTGTCAGCGTTTTTTGGGACTTCTTTGCATTCTCTCGCTTGCCAGCTGTCGGCCGATGCCGCCGGAGATCTCGCAAGGGGCCCTGCCGATTTCCGCGGACGAGAAGATTGAGCCGGAAAAGCTGCTTCAGAGGATCGATCAGGTTCTCGACTTCACGCTGCAACATCGCCATCTGAACACCAAGGATCATGCCGCCTGGCAGATCCTGCACGGCAGCCTGGCCTTTGGTCGTGCGTTTCCTGTCATCCATGAAGGGGAACCAATTCCGGTCGTCGACTACCTGGCCGAAGGGGGCCAGATGAATGGGTGGACGATCGAGCGGGGCAACAAGCTCGCGTCAAAAGAAGATGGAAAAGACAACTTCGGCATGCGCGCCGTCACCGAGCCAGGCACCAGGGCAGGGCAGGGGCACTACGATCAATGGTTGGCCGTTCTCTCGCAGTGCGATGTCCCTCCGGATGCGACCTTTGTTGTGGGCCCCGATACCTACACGATGACCAACTTCGTGCAGCAGGTTCAGCTCGATACGTCCCGCAATCACCTCCGTGAATTCAGCTGGACCTTGATCGGCCTAACCAAGTACTTCCCGACCGATCACACGTGGACCGATGCCACCGGCAAACAGTGGAGCATCGCCGATCTCGCTCAAATTGAAATCGATCAGGGCCTCGACGATGGTGCCTGTGGTGGAACGCATCGCTTGATTGGCCTGACAATGGCCCTCAATCGCCGTAAGAAAGCCGGCCTGCCGATTGAAGGAACCTGGGCCGCGGCCGATCAGCTGATTCAAGAGAGCATTGCCGACGCTCGAAAGTATCAAAACCCTAACGGAGCACTCAGCGTCAACTATTTTCAGCGCCCGGGCAGCTCCCCAGACCTGGCCGAGAACCTCGGTACTACGGGGCACACGCTCGAATTCCTCTCCCTTTCTCTTGACGAAGAGCAGTTGAAAGAAGCGTGGGTCCGTCGTGCGGCTTCGTACCTATGCGAAGTGTTTGAACGGACCGAGCAGGTTTCGCTGGAGTGCGGTGCGCTGTACCACGCCGCTCATGGGCTGGCCCTTTATCGCGATCGGGTTTACGGACCGCGCGAGTACGTCGCCGAATAG
- a CDS encoding peroxiredoxin — translation MSVLVQQPAPDFSAEAVMEDGSFKKINLSDYRGQYVLLFFYPLDFTFVCPTEIIAFSEAIESFKQLNVQVLGCSIDSHFSHLAWRNLPRSEGGIGEIKYPLVADLDKNVAKNYDVLLPGGIALRGLFLIDKEGTVRHQVVNDLPLGRSVEEALRMVQALQFFEVNGEVCPANWKEGSRSIKASPDASKEFFEAEYSN, via the coding sequence ATGAGTGTTTTAGTTCAACAGCCAGCTCCGGATTTTTCCGCCGAAGCAGTGATGGAAGATGGCTCGTTCAAGAAGATCAACCTGTCGGACTACCGCGGCCAGTACGTCCTGCTGTTCTTTTACCCGCTCGACTTCACCTTCGTTTGCCCAACCGAAATCATCGCGTTCTCGGAAGCCATTGAAAGCTTCAAGCAACTGAACGTCCAGGTTCTCGGCTGCTCGATCGATAGCCACTTCTCGCACCTGGCCTGGCGCAACCTGCCTCGAAGCGAAGGCGGTATCGGTGAAATCAAGTATCCGCTGGTCGCTGACCTGGATAAGAACGTGGCCAAAAACTACGACGTCCTGCTGCCTGGCGGGATCGCTCTGCGTGGGCTGTTTTTGATCGACAAGGAAGGCACCGTCCGTCACCAGGTCGTCAACGATCTGCCACTGGGCCGTAGCGTTGAGGAAGCCCTCCGCATGGTTCAGGCCCTGCAGTTCTTTGAAGTCAACGGCGAAGTCTGCCCAGCCAACTGGAAAGAAGGCTCCCGCAGTATCAAAGCCTCGCCAGATGCCTCGAAGGAATTCTTCGAAGCAGAATACTCCAACTAA
- a CDS encoding cytochrome-c peroxidase → MKSTRFVVAIAAASLTLASSLFAAEKSETVILGDSALTAGIPGEGPLKLEEINQWLAEPKNHQPLGVELPFGLNAAAGQITGLDVNPMTRAKIELGRQLYFDPRLSSDDSISCASCHHPDFGWAFESQFGIGVDGQEGNRNSPVSFNRILSGPQFWDGRAATLEEQAVGPIANPIEMANTHELAVDRLKKIPGYKVQFDKIFDDGVNIDNVGQALATFERAIVTGPAPYDYYEVVRSFEKQFPADELEYLEEDDPELFAKYAEAQKNAAGMSESARRGREIFFSEKGNCTACHAGANFTDELYHNLGVGMDAEEPDLGRHAVTKQDKDRGAFKTPTIRNITQTAPYMHDGSQATLEEVVEWYAKGGHPNPHLSDKMKKLNLTQQDKKDLVNFMKACTGDFPKIEPGRLPE, encoded by the coding sequence ATGAAATCGACGCGTTTTGTCGTGGCGATCGCCGCCGCTTCGCTCACCTTGGCCAGTAGTTTGTTCGCCGCCGAAAAATCGGAAACCGTCATCTTGGGCGATTCGGCCCTGACGGCCGGCATCCCCGGCGAGGGCCCGCTTAAGCTGGAAGAGATCAATCAGTGGCTGGCCGAGCCGAAGAACCACCAGCCGCTGGGGGTCGAACTTCCCTTCGGCTTGAATGCCGCCGCCGGCCAGATCACCGGCCTCGATGTTAACCCCATGACCCGGGCCAAGATCGAACTCGGTCGTCAGCTTTACTTCGACCCACGTCTGTCGTCCGACGACTCGATCAGCTGTGCCAGCTGTCATCACCCCGATTTCGGCTGGGCGTTTGAGTCGCAGTTCGGGATTGGTGTCGATGGGCAAGAGGGCAACCGCAACTCGCCCGTTTCGTTCAATCGCATTCTCAGCGGCCCGCAGTTCTGGGATGGCCGTGCTGCCACTTTAGAAGAGCAAGCCGTCGGCCCGATTGCCAACCCGATCGAAATGGCCAACACGCACGAGCTGGCCGTCGACCGCTTGAAGAAGATCCCCGGCTACAAAGTTCAGTTTGACAAGATCTTCGACGACGGTGTGAACATCGACAACGTCGGTCAGGCCCTGGCCACCTTCGAGCGAGCCATCGTCACCGGTCCGGCCCCGTACGACTACTACGAAGTGGTTCGCAGCTTCGAGAAGCAGTTCCCCGCCGATGAACTCGAGTACCTCGAAGAAGACGATCCCGAGCTGTTCGCCAAATACGCTGAAGCCCAAAAGAACGCTGCCGGCATGTCGGAAAGTGCCCGTCGCGGTCGCGAGATCTTCTTCAGCGAAAAAGGCAACTGCACCGCCTGTCACGCCGGAGCCAACTTCACCGACGAGCTTTACCACAACCTGGGCGTCGGCATGGACGCAGAAGAACCCGACCTAGGCCGCCATGCCGTGACGAAGCAGGACAAAGACCGAGGCGCCTTCAAAACGCCCACCATCCGCAACATCACCCAAACGGCCCCGTACATGCACGACGGCAGCCAGGCAACGCTGGAAGAAGTGGTCGAATGGTACGCCAAAGGAGGCCACCCCAATCCGCACCTCAGCGACAAAATGAAGAAGCTGAACCTAACCCAGCAAGACAAGAAGGACCTGGTCAACTTCATGAAGGCCTGCACCGGGGACTTCCCCAAGATCGAGCCAGGGCGGTTGCCTGAGTAA
- a CDS encoding DUF1559 domain-containing protein: protein MDRVTRVRMGFTLVELLVVIAIIGVLIALLLPAVQQAREAARRAQCVNHQKQLGLALHNYESTYTVFPHGYLSDNDSSTHKRDCWFFGTLPFLEQSALYEAYQAETTETYVHQMPIEIRGVVVESLTCPSDPNSPGFGGGGSSTNFQGNYAVSCGVGNWTTDTSVNPPRISIIDNSMVDRGSVVVGDSGGMFFYKSRSRFRDCTDGTSNTLLASEGIVRTNVSSGTWGSIGAYWGAGQHGGYAFSVSEPPNTSIADRPYSCKVLEQPGAPNGAPCENGQSGGYDERWNYARSYHTGGVNTVLLDGSVRFVPDTVDRQLWMKLGLKSDSLVIGEF from the coding sequence ATGGATCGAGTGACTCGCGTTCGAATGGGTTTTACGCTTGTGGAACTTCTGGTGGTGATTGCCATTATTGGTGTGTTGATTGCCTTGCTGCTGCCGGCCGTGCAACAAGCACGGGAAGCGGCTCGACGTGCTCAGTGCGTGAACCATCAAAAGCAGTTGGGGCTGGCTCTTCATAACTACGAAAGCACCTACACCGTCTTTCCGCACGGCTATCTTTCCGACAACGACTCTTCCACGCACAAACGCGATTGCTGGTTCTTCGGGACGCTGCCGTTTCTGGAACAGTCGGCCCTGTACGAGGCCTATCAGGCCGAGACCACCGAGACCTACGTCCATCAAATGCCGATCGAGATTCGGGGTGTCGTGGTAGAATCGCTGACCTGTCCTTCCGACCCGAACTCGCCAGGCTTCGGCGGTGGTGGTAGCTCGACCAACTTTCAAGGGAACTATGCCGTCTCTTGCGGCGTGGGCAACTGGACCACCGACACGTCGGTCAACCCTCCGCGAATTTCGATCATCGACAACAGCATGGTCGATCGCGGGTCGGTCGTCGTGGGCGACTCAGGCGGGATGTTCTTTTACAAATCGCGTTCGCGTTTTCGCGACTGTACCGACGGCACATCGAACACGCTGCTTGCTTCCGAAGGAATTGTTCGCACGAACGTCTCTTCTGGCACCTGGGGCAGCATTGGCGCTTACTGGGGAGCAGGGCAGCACGGCGGGTATGCGTTCTCGGTCTCAGAACCCCCCAACACCTCCATCGCCGACCGTCCTTACAGCTGCAAAGTGTTAGAACAGCCAGGGGCACCCAATGGGGCACCGTGCGAAAATGGCCAGTCCGGCGGTTACGACGAACGCTGGAACTACGCTCGCAGCTACCATACCGGCGGCGTGAATACCGTGCTGCTCGACGGCTCGGTGCGGTTTGTGCCAGATACCGTCGACCGTCAATTGTGGATGAAGTTAGGACTCAAGTCCGACAGCCTGGTGATCGGCGAATTTTAG
- a CDS encoding polysaccharide pyruvyl transferase family protein, translated as MQRRTFLQASGISALGVALRSALGAEGKRPPRILLRSSWQTVNIGDIAHTPGVLRILKQHLPEAEVTLWPSSVDNGVDELLVREFPGLKIAKKGSPELDQAFEECDFLLHGSGASIVAQNDLIAWHKKTGKPYGIYGITFPRKKSASTSAQSDAAMQRAVEVLNNASFVYFRDSKSLQLAKSLGAKSPVMEFGPDGAFACDLRDADLAKAFLAENDLEEGRFLCCIPRLRYTPYWTIKKGRAFDEKKHARNEAMKEHDHAPLREAIVEVVKNTDLKVLVCPEDRTQMAVGKEMIIDKLPADVLKRVVWRPNYWLTGEAVSVYVRSAGLFGNEMHSPIMCIGHGVPAVVCRFEEQTTKGFMWEDIGLGEWLFDHDSQEDQQRIASTVLDIAQNPAAAQLKAAKAKAFVEKRQLETMKTLRGVLG; from the coding sequence ATGCAACGACGCACCTTTCTTCAGGCTTCTGGTATTTCGGCTCTTGGTGTTGCGCTTCGCTCGGCCCTGGGTGCCGAAGGAAAACGGCCTCCGCGAATCTTGCTGCGCTCGTCGTGGCAGACGGTTAACATTGGAGACATCGCCCACACGCCGGGCGTGCTGCGAATCTTGAAGCAGCATCTGCCTGAAGCGGAGGTCACGCTATGGCCATCGAGTGTCGACAACGGTGTTGACGAGCTACTGGTGCGTGAATTCCCTGGTCTCAAGATTGCTAAAAAGGGAAGCCCTGAACTCGATCAAGCCTTCGAAGAGTGCGACTTTTTGCTGCATGGTTCCGGGGCCTCGATTGTCGCTCAGAACGACCTGATTGCCTGGCATAAAAAGACCGGCAAACCGTACGGAATCTATGGGATCACCTTCCCGCGAAAGAAGTCGGCTTCGACCTCTGCCCAAAGCGATGCGGCCATGCAGCGGGCAGTCGAAGTTTTGAATAACGCCAGCTTCGTTTACTTTCGCGATAGCAAGTCGCTGCAGTTGGCCAAGAGCTTGGGTGCCAAGTCGCCGGTGATGGAGTTCGGGCCGGACGGGGCGTTTGCCTGTGATCTGCGTGATGCAGATCTCGCCAAGGCGTTTCTGGCCGAAAACGATCTTGAAGAAGGGAGGTTCCTGTGCTGCATTCCGCGGCTGCGTTACACGCCCTATTGGACGATCAAAAAAGGCCGCGCGTTCGACGAGAAAAAACATGCTCGTAACGAAGCGATGAAAGAGCACGACCACGCTCCGCTGCGCGAGGCGATCGTCGAGGTGGTGAAGAACACCGACTTGAAGGTGCTGGTCTGCCCGGAAGATCGCACGCAGATGGCCGTTGGTAAAGAGATGATCATCGACAAGCTGCCGGCCGATGTCCTGAAACGTGTCGTCTGGCGGCCCAACTATTGGCTCACCGGCGAGGCGGTCAGTGTTTATGTTCGCAGTGCCGGGCTATTCGGCAACGAGATGCACTCGCCCATCATGTGTATCGGCCATGGCGTGCCGGCGGTGGTCTGCCGTTTTGAAGAGCAAACGACCAAAGGGTTCATGTGGGAAGACATCGGTCTGGGCGAGTGGCTATTCGATCATGACTCCCAGGAAGACCAACAGCGGATCGCTTCCACGGTGCTCGATATTGCCCAGAATCCTGCTGCTGCCCAGCTTAAAGCCGCCAAGGCCAAAGCATTTGTCGAGAAGCGGCAATTAGAAACCATGAAAACGCTGCGGGGCGTGCTTGGGTGA
- a CDS encoding DUF2231 domain-containing protein → MYVRIILGITLSLTVLSIVKADKLVDFRRDVQPVLLARCIECHGPEKAKNDFRVDDAETMSYYVEPGDLESSSLWNDYLITDDPSLKMPPADSPHSAGMTAAELATIKLWIEEGADFDWSTPTTETEKEEVVTVTPVSELSVPYKVWLFQGLFHPAMTHLPVGLLSISFVFLILSKFGGTSFQSAAFHCLWVGALGACIACVSGWSYAIHEGYGLSFSLNNDIDRHRWLGVILAIGSLALVPVAYKAVNSEEGNRKMKLGWFLGACVVAICVSIVGFQGGELVYGEGHYEEEFDHLFLSDDAEEVTETEVTETPETEASE, encoded by the coding sequence ATGTACGTTCGCATAATACTAGGAATTACGCTTAGCCTGACGGTCCTCAGCATCGTCAAGGCCGACAAACTCGTCGACTTTCGCCGCGACGTCCAGCCGGTACTTCTGGCCCGGTGCATCGAGTGCCATGGTCCTGAGAAGGCCAAAAACGATTTCCGAGTCGACGATGCCGAAACGATGAGCTACTACGTCGAGCCGGGCGATCTGGAATCGAGTTCTCTGTGGAACGACTATCTCATCACCGACGATCCTTCGCTGAAAATGCCGCCGGCCGATTCGCCCCATTCCGCAGGCATGACCGCCGCCGAGTTGGCCACGATCAAGCTTTGGATTGAAGAAGGAGCCGACTTCGACTGGTCGACTCCTACCACTGAAACCGAGAAGGAAGAAGTTGTCACCGTCACGCCCGTTTCGGAGCTAAGCGTGCCGTACAAGGTGTGGCTCTTTCAGGGGCTATTCCACCCAGCGATGACGCACTTGCCGGTCGGCTTGCTTTCCATCTCGTTCGTCTTTCTCATTCTCTCCAAGTTCGGTGGCACCTCGTTCCAATCTGCTGCGTTTCATTGCCTATGGGTCGGAGCGTTGGGAGCGTGCATCGCCTGTGTGTCAGGCTGGTCGTATGCCATCCATGAAGGCTATGGCCTAAGCTTTTCGCTAAACAACGACATCGACCGCCATCGCTGGCTGGGTGTCATTCTGGCGATAGGTTCACTGGCCCTGGTCCCGGTCGCCTACAAAGCGGTCAATAGCGAAGAAGGCAACCGGAAGATGAAGTTGGGCTGGTTCCTGGGGGCCTGCGTGGTTGCGATTTGCGTTTCGATTGTCGGCTTTCAAGGGGGCGAACTCGTCTACGGCGAGGGTCACTACGAAGAGGAATTCGACCACCTCTTTCTTTCCGACGACGCCGAAGAGGTGACGGAAACCGAAGTAACAGAAACGCCCGAGACCGAAGCATCGGAGTAA
- a CDS encoding patatin-like phospholipase family protein: protein MSEERNDSLRQQIADFFNISSGCRFSIAALILLLTIVPVSRFALPLLMENGLLIDSFSQAIIGSFAWYVTSAMLILQIRIALAHGPERFTWWNEISGEPSDREQRELIDLMKASSRRGAGWPGWLWLLWVLLPMPALTMVADLNLRVNTALITAEELYGGFIVGGLMATVVLLLLSFLRKYILPGVVPLKGIFPFECLHHLHDDSLNDPNEVADLPKGIAVFLARIGMVRGPGYSIQDPKGVERPLAGHLELALLLCLLLAMTFVLGIFEHVVFPGSNLAKVIPTLGHFALVVAILSTFASGMAFWLDRFRVSTLMAASAFALVLFLSRDYEFRVETSPWKSPTLVEAMESKTIPASRSREPGQRDQRTLIVVTAPGGGIHAAAWSAEVLTRLDERWPETFRQSLGMISSVSGGSVGSMYYMDAISVPEGKVSMDEVRERAKLSCLEPIFFAATFHDLLPLTQYDRGTAAEHFWDFTLRMHERKSPKLSDWGVQARSGKMPVMVFNATDVKSGRRVLLASTAIRDDSHETHSHGSITNDHTCAFDLRQNDLDMNVATAVRLSASFPYVTPISRPVRGEDGEEIMPSVRLGDGAYADNDGIMTALESVSQLIDHFSKRPPSERPFDRILLINIDNYGTSVGHPEFKESGGQIEALSYATIGPLLGLSNVRGASQAERGRLEVGLLQDRTLTEQEVMWVIRQLKRKGEMGGSRDEDQPEFVNNSQISMRAQRNAWHRMSRFSESPVNMPDGDEDSESATEVVSTHRDSFNHQRSNGPGLYPIQFKVVSIPFRGKSDPPLSWKLSSDQMRTYSEAWQQLDHEAREWTVSNDQDWDELGNVPPLKEIEQWLGSPGEKATHWTLAGRRDSSQTR, encoded by the coding sequence ATGTCCGAAGAGCGGAACGATTCTTTGCGGCAGCAAATTGCAGACTTTTTCAATATATCGAGCGGTTGCCGTTTTTCCATTGCGGCATTGATCTTGTTGTTGACCATCGTTCCGGTATCGCGATTTGCGCTGCCGCTGTTGATGGAAAATGGCCTGCTGATCGATAGCTTCTCGCAGGCAATCATCGGCTCGTTTGCGTGGTACGTTACTTCGGCGATGCTGATCTTGCAGATCCGTATCGCTTTGGCTCATGGGCCTGAACGCTTCACGTGGTGGAATGAAATCTCTGGCGAACCTTCCGATCGCGAGCAACGCGAGTTGATCGATTTAATGAAGGCTTCAAGCCGTCGTGGGGCTGGCTGGCCCGGCTGGCTGTGGCTGTTGTGGGTCTTGCTGCCCATGCCGGCGCTAACGATGGTTGCCGATTTAAACTTACGCGTGAATACAGCCCTGATTACCGCCGAAGAGTTGTACGGCGGGTTTATCGTCGGTGGGCTGATGGCCACGGTTGTGCTGCTGCTGTTGAGCTTTCTGCGGAAGTATATTTTGCCCGGCGTGGTGCCGCTGAAGGGGATCTTTCCGTTTGAATGTCTGCATCACCTGCACGACGACTCATTAAACGACCCCAACGAAGTCGCCGACCTGCCCAAGGGGATTGCCGTGTTCCTCGCCCGTATCGGGATGGTTCGTGGCCCTGGTTATTCGATTCAAGATCCCAAAGGCGTCGAGCGTCCGTTGGCCGGTCACTTGGAACTCGCTTTGTTGCTGTGCCTATTGTTGGCGATGACCTTCGTGCTGGGGATTTTCGAGCACGTGGTGTTCCCTGGCAGCAACCTGGCCAAGGTGATACCGACGTTGGGGCACTTCGCATTGGTGGTGGCGATACTTTCGACGTTTGCTTCAGGGATGGCTTTCTGGCTCGATCGTTTTCGTGTTTCGACCTTGATGGCAGCGTCCGCGTTTGCGTTGGTGCTGTTCCTCTCGCGCGACTACGAATTTCGAGTGGAAACGTCCCCCTGGAAAAGCCCGACGCTGGTCGAAGCGATGGAGTCGAAAACGATTCCTGCCAGTCGTTCGCGCGAACCAGGTCAGCGCGACCAGCGTACGCTGATTGTCGTCACGGCGCCTGGGGGTGGTATTCATGCGGCGGCCTGGTCGGCGGAAGTCCTTACGCGGTTAGACGAACGCTGGCCAGAAACGTTTCGGCAATCGCTGGGGATGATCAGCTCGGTCTCTGGCGGAAGCGTCGGATCGATGTATTACATGGATGCGATTAGCGTGCCCGAGGGCAAAGTCTCGATGGATGAAGTACGCGAGCGGGCCAAGCTTTCGTGCTTAGAACCGATCTTCTTCGCGGCCACCTTTCACGATCTACTACCGCTGACGCAGTACGATCGGGGAACGGCCGCCGAACACTTCTGGGACTTCACATTGCGAATGCACGAGCGGAAATCGCCTAAGCTGAGCGACTGGGGAGTCCAGGCTCGCAGCGGCAAAATGCCGGTTATGGTGTTCAACGCGACCGACGTCAAATCGGGCCGGCGTGTGCTGTTGGCCTCGACTGCGATTCGAGACGATTCGCACGAAACGCATTCACATGGTTCGATCACGAACGACCATACGTGCGCGTTCGATCTGCGGCAGAACGATTTAGACATGAACGTCGCCACGGCGGTTCGCCTGTCGGCTTCGTTTCCGTATGTCACCCCGATCAGTCGGCCTGTGCGCGGTGAAGACGGCGAAGAAATTATGCCGTCGGTACGCTTAGGAGATGGAGCCTATGCCGACAACGACGGCATCATGACGGCGCTTGAATCGGTCAGCCAATTGATTGATCACTTCAGTAAGCGTCCGCCGAGTGAACGCCCTTTTGATCGGATCTTATTGATCAACATCGACAACTACGGAACGAGTGTCGGTCATCCTGAATTTAAGGAGTCTGGCGGGCAAATCGAAGCGTTGAGCTACGCCACGATCGGACCTTTGTTGGGGTTGAGCAACGTACGCGGTGCCTCGCAGGCCGAGCGTGGTCGTTTGGAAGTCGGCTTGCTTCAAGATCGTACACTGACCGAGCAGGAAGTGATGTGGGTTATCCGTCAGCTGAAGCGAAAAGGAGAGATGGGTGGATCCCGTGATGAGGACCAACCTGAGTTTGTCAATAATTCGCAAATCAGCATGAGAGCCCAACGCAACGCCTGGCACCGGATGTCGCGGTTCAGCGAATCGCCGGTCAATATGCCAGACGGTGACGAGGACTCTGAATCTGCGACCGAAGTGGTTTCTACCCATCGCGATTCGTTCAACCATCAACGCAGCAACGGTCCAGGCCTTTACCCAATTCAGTTCAAGGTCGTTTCGATTCCCTTCCGGGGCAAAAGCGATCCGCCCCTTTCATGGAAGCTGAGCAGCGACCAGATGCGAACTTATAGCGAAGCCTGGCAGCAACTCGATCACGAAGCGC